One genomic window of Gemmatimonadales bacterium includes the following:
- a CDS encoding zinc-binding dehydrogenase, translating into MLAVTIRSHGGPEVVAVEDVARPRVEGPNDVVVALKAAALNHLDLFVVRGLPGRALSFPHVLGADGAGVVEAVGPAVTRVKPGDRVLLNPGVSCQACDFCLAGEQSLCTTYRLLGEHLPGTMAEAVRVGEWNVHPLPGRVSWADAAAFPLVHLTAWRMLVTRAAVRPGETVLIWGIGGGVALAALGIAKLLGAVAIVTSSSDAKLERARALGADLAVNHVTTDVPKELRRLLGARGVNVVVDSVGEATWEKSLRALAPGGRLVTCGGTSGPKVVTDVRRMFWYHHTLMGSTMGNAREFAEIVRLLGAGSLRPVVDGVTPIRDARRALERLASGAHFGKLVVEIAA; encoded by the coding sequence ATGCTCGCCGTCACCATCCGCTCGCACGGGGGTCCCGAGGTCGTCGCCGTCGAGGACGTGGCGCGCCCACGCGTCGAGGGGCCGAACGACGTGGTGGTCGCGCTGAAGGCCGCGGCCCTCAACCATCTCGACCTCTTCGTCGTGCGCGGGCTGCCCGGCCGCGCGTTGTCCTTCCCGCACGTGCTCGGCGCCGATGGCGCCGGGGTCGTGGAAGCGGTCGGTCCCGCCGTGACGCGCGTCAAGCCCGGCGACCGGGTCCTGCTCAACCCGGGGGTCTCCTGCCAGGCGTGCGACTTCTGTCTCGCGGGCGAGCAGTCGCTGTGCACGACGTACCGGCTGCTGGGCGAGCACCTGCCCGGCACCATGGCGGAGGCCGTGCGGGTGGGCGAATGGAACGTCCATCCCCTGCCCGGACGCGTGTCGTGGGCCGACGCCGCGGCATTCCCACTGGTCCATCTCACGGCCTGGCGGATGCTGGTGACGCGGGCCGCCGTGCGTCCGGGGGAGACGGTGCTGATCTGGGGGATCGGGGGCGGCGTGGCGCTGGCGGCGTTGGGGATCGCGAAGCTCCTGGGCGCGGTGGCGATCGTGACCTCCTCCAGCGACGCCAAGCTCGAGCGGGCGCGCGCGCTGGGGGCCGATCTGGCCGTGAATCACGTCACGACCGACGTGCCGAAGGAGTTGCGGCGGCTGCTCGGGGCCCGCGGGGTGAACGTGGTCGTGGATTCGGTGGGCGAGGCGACCTGGGAGAAGAGCCTGCGCGCGCTCGCGCCCGGCGGCCGGCTCGTGACCTGCGGGGGCACCAGCGGCCCGAAGGTGGTGACGGACGTGCGGCGGATGTTCTGGTACCACCATACGCTGATGGGCTCCACGATGGGCAACGCGCGGGAGTTCGCCGAGATCGTGCGGCTGCTCGGCGCCGGATCCCTGCGCCCGGTCGTGGACGGCGTCACGCCGATCCGGGACGCGCGTCGCGCGCTCGAGCGGCTGGCCTCGGGCGCGCACTTCGGGAAGCTGGTGGTGGAAATCGCGGCCTAG